The genomic interval TTCGGATCAAATATGATCATGctcttttctttgtcatcAAATCTTACAGTGAGGATGACATTCACAAAAGCATTAAATACAGTGTTTGGTCTAGTACTCCAAATGGGAATAAGAAGCTGGATGCTGCGTATGAAGATGCACAAAGCAGGATTGCTGAGAAAGGCAGCAAATGtcctgtttttcttttcttttcggtATGTTTCAAATTTCGattgttaatttgatttagtCTCGGATAGTTGGTTTTGAATGATCATTGTAAATTATGTATGATTTCATTGATTTGTTATGCCCCAGTTTCTTAGGAGCTAGTgcttgatgatattatttttctggTCTTATTGTGTGGTTTAGGTGAATGCAAGTGGTCAGTTCTGTGGAGTTGCGGAGATGATAGGCCGAGTGGATTTCAATAAGAATATGGATTTTTGGCAACAGGATAAGTGGAATGGTTATTTCCCTGTCAAGTGGCACATTATAAAAGATGTTCCAAACCCGCAGTTACGACATATAATACTTGAAAATAATGACAAGAAGCCAGTAACCAATAGCAGAGACACACAGGAGGTACAGCTGactattattcaattatttctgTTCTTGCGTTTATGACTTTTGAGATCCATCTAAACGATACTTACTGTTTTTGTCCTCAGGTGAAATTTCCTCAGGGTATTGAAATTTTGAACATATTTAAGAATTATCCTTCGAAGACGTCCATATtggatgattttgatttttatgaaaGCCGTCAAAAGGTGatgcaagaaaagaaagtaagaCTATCTGTGTCCCGTCTTGATCAGATTCAGATACAGGTTTTCTTCTTGTCCTGCTTCTTTCTACTTTCTTCTTTAAGAAGACAAGACATATGTTGAATGGATGAATTGTCAGATCTTAAAGTTCTAAAATCAATTCTCTTCCATTAAACTAATTTAGAAGATTCTGTTCAGATAGGATTTGTGGGCATCTATGATGTAGTGGCATTAAaaatttgggaattttttttgggtttagaTCTGTTGTAAAGTGTGTTGGTTattacattttctttctctaattCCCTTCAAGGACATGCAAGCATGTGTCTTCATGTCTACTGATATTAGTTTTTGATTTGTCTTTTGCGCCTGTGTTTTTGTACTTGGCAGTCGAAAGCAGATGACTTAACCTCCAGCTTTCAGTCAATAGGTTTATCTGCTGTAGAAAATGTTGAGGGCTGCAAGGAATAAGGGAAGGAATAAAGGAGGGCAACGGCTTGACGGATTGATTAATGAAAGCCAATGGATGCACTGGGAGACTTCTTCCCCATCACTGCTGATGGCAGCACCACCTGGACCTTGATGCAAAATAGAAGTTTGAGAAATGAAATAAGGTTTTTTAAGGAAACGCCAAGTTTTTGGCTAGTTTTGGTGGTACTTTGCCAGGCAAGAATGATTCCCTCACACAGAAAATGGAATGATCGTTTGGGTGACCTTTGGATAAGACAGTGGTCTTTTGTTTGCCATATAGAAAAAGCATGATTCCAACAATGAATTGATGATCTTAATGCAAGTTTCTGctcatttttttacttttcataGCGTGTGAATCCATTTGTATTCCCTCCCACTCACATTTTCTTTAGGTGAATCCATTTGTACTCCCacagattttcttttattgttttgcgGTGTGGTGTGCTGTTGATGCAATACCCGCGACTGTGGTTGGCAATCTGCTTTTAAATGTCCGTTTCAagtaaaaatatgtaaattattaatagtGAGATTGCTACTAGTTTAAtattacaagttttatgaatAATGATTAGTCAGACGGTTATATTCTTCACGTTGCAAATACATACAATTAACGAGACACATTTTCAAGCAATAAGAAAATTAGGACATCTTATTACTTTGTACCCAAGAGGGTACTAAGTTAAATGACGCGAGACGAGTTCATATCATAATCTTTATATCCAACACAAAAGGTATTCCCCGTGTGAAATCGCCACCGCATTTAAAAGACCTCACCATTTGAGTTCTAGATCCTTTTCTACGGAAGATGGCACATTGTGAACTGAGATTCACGACTGACTTCCTCTCTTCAATAGTAGTAGTAGACAGAATAAGATACAAGCGAACCATGCCTACGGATCCAGTGACCAAAGCAGAGTcgaatcatttttttttggtgttctgatggggtttttttttgtgggggggggggggaagagGAGGAGGATTACTCAACCTAGACACACTCCACAGGCATTTTGTATTGTAGCCATCAGCAATCAATATGATCACTACATATTCCAACAGCTCATCATTGCTGAGCAGGACTTTGTCCCCGTCCGCTGCGGCCACCACGTACGCCGCGACCACGTCCTGCCGGTCTGCCACGGCCTCTGATCACTGTAGAAGGCATTGCTCCAGCTTGTCTTTGCATAGCCCTCTCCCTTGCTCGCTCCCGTAGGTTTACTATATGTGAGGCATTACTTGCAGGAGGGGATGCCTGTTTTGCCTCAGTCGTCGTTGCACTGGAACTAGGTTGCCTTGAGATGTCAGGTTCTATAGCTGAACTGGTGGAAGCAGTCTCACCAGTAGTCACGGAACCTTCGGGGACCTGATCGGCCTCTTCACCATCATTAGACTTATCAAGACCTTCAGCATTCTCTTCAGTTCCGTCACCTTCATCATTTACAGCCTCCTGGGGTTCCTCTGAAGCTGGAGCTTCATCCTCATTCCCACCTGGTGAGACCACGGGAGTTGAAACAAGCTCAGGCAGAAGTTCTCCAATTTCTGGGCTCCCAACCACATTTGACAGGTCAGCAGCCCCTTCAACCTCTGTCACATCTGGCAACAGCTCTCCCTCTTCCCTCTCACTTTCAGATTCCAATGTCAACTGTTGGTTCTCTTGCTCAGCCTGATCCTTTGATCCATCATCACATGCCATCTCAACTCCAGTTGGCCTATCCAAATTCTCTTCCAATACATCATTCTTATCGTTTTGCAATTCAGCTTCACTTGTGGTATCTACCTGATGTGATTCTTTCATCTCCTCAGCCTTCTCTCCTGTATTGTCAACCTCTTCCTTCTCAGCTTCAACAGCTTCCTCATTTGAACCTTGAGCTAAATCACCAACAGCTTCAACAGATTCTTCAGTTGTTGGTTGAGTATCTTCCAATGGAGATGCAGATTGTCCTCCTGCATCTTCTGAAGAGGAATCCGGTAACTTGGACTTCTTCAGCACTGGTGCTGGGACATCAGAACTGGGCTCCCCTTGAGAGAGTGATTCCTCGCGCAACTCAGTTGTGGTTGAAGCTGGGCGTTTACGTGCCGACAGTTGACTCTGTAGGGCAAGATTTCCTTGAGTTTCTGCATCATGAGATGCTGCAACCTTCCCTGTAATGTTAGATCCTTCTGCCTCTGACGTCTCCATATCACCCTGTGACTCTTCAGGTCTTTTAAGTCGGGGACGAACCAATCGTCGTCCAGGTTTACGAGTTTCAGCATTGGTTTTGGGCAGATTAACTCTCTCTTTTCCATCAGTTGCTTTTACAGGTAAATGAATTGTTCCAGGTCCTGCTGAAGACGCCGTAACCGGTGCCAGAGTAGCAACCGCTGAACCTACAGGGTTGAAAGAATTAAGCGACCACCATTTTTAGAGGTGACAAACTGTTGGGCAAGGAAAAAATTATACCCGTTgtagctgctgctgctgcagcATCTAAGGCCAAAGATGTCTCCGAAGGACCACAAGTTCCAAGTTCGACAATAACTGAACGTGCCACCCTTTCAAAACTTTCAACAGCAGAAAAATAGGATGAAGCATGATCATCCAAATTTGTTCCAGAAAGGAGCTGAACAACCGAGGTACCCTGAgaaaaagtaacaaaattgAGCAAGAATGAGATAGATACCACAAAGCATAATAACAACATCAACTTGagccattttttttcaattccaatATCTAGAAATGTAATTCATTCCAATATACACAAATCAAGcgcaaaactttataaataaataatgggaACCAGTTGTTGCCAGCTGAAAAGAATATGaatagataatataattagaagtattttaaaaattgaactcAAGGATTACCCTGATGACTAATGACTGATCAATGATAAAAGGAAATTCACAAAATCCTTCTCAATATAGATcaatgaagaaagaagaatCTTAAAATTCCCAAATGATGGAGGCCCAAAGTGCGGCAGCAATCACACACTATCTTTgttcattcaaattcaacatttgaaaagaaatgtgtTATAAATGGAAAGtcatagattattattacctCTGGAAGACCAGCTTCAGTATGCTTGAGCTTTTCTAGTTCGTCTGAAAGGCGTTTCACAGCCTGCTTATGCTGCTCAAGTTCGCTTGAAATCCTTGTTTTCCACTAATAATGGGAGAAAAGGGGCATTAAAGTTGGAATTAAAGAACAGAATCAACTTTTCACTAAAAATCGGCTGACTGTTTTCAGTTTTCAGTTTTCACTAGagtgcaaattttaaaatgccCACACAAGAAATTCAAGGATTGCATGATGATGAACAGATGGATAACCTGATCCGCAAGCTTAGCAGAATCCAACATTACTTTCTCCCCTTTCAGGCgcttttctttctccttctgATTGTCAtccttctctttcttcaaCTCCTCTCTTTGTCTCTCAACAGTTCTCTCTAGAATCTGGCAGAGGTGTAGAAGCTTAAAAGAAgcagaagaagagaaaaaggaaacagaTACAACAAAATGAAACCCAAAAAGAGAAGTGGTTATTTGTAAACCTGTATTCTAGTATCTTTCTCCTCTTTTTCCTTCATCACTTGCTCACCAGTAACATCACCAGTAGACTTTTTACCTATGAAGGCAATTAATAAACATGAGttacaaaaataaaccaaaagcACACCAGATTTCAAAgtccaaaagaaaataataaacgaAAATCATGATGATACTAAaccaaaaacaagaagaaaaggcTACCCTGTTTCAAATCATCCAACTGTCTGGCAAGAGattgattttctttgattGATTCCTCCTTTTCCTTCGACAACATTTCACATTTCCTCTGAAGTAACCGATTTCATGTCAATATAAAACATTAcacatcaaaagaaaattacagtAACCAAATAGAGGCAATTGATTATGCATAAGAATTAGTCAAATAGTCACCCTCAGTTGAGCTGAAATCCTCTTTTGCTTCTCCATCTCTAACTTCCTAGCAGCCTGCACATAAAACCATATAAGTATTGAGGACAAAGAAACAAACCCATATCTATCTATTCCATATGAAACGCGTGTAGGTGTACCTCCGCCTGAGAAATATCACTAAGCCTCTTCTCCTTCTCACTCAGTTCCAGTCTGCTGTTTGCAAGTTCTTGCTCCAATTGTGAAATAGTATCCAGCTTCGTAGAAAGAAGGTTTCTTGTTTCCTCTATCTCGGCATTCTTGCCGCTTAGTTTTTCCTGGTGAAAGTGAAGAcacatttgaaaaaataatgagaaaataataccAATATAACGAAGATGGGGAACTACTATAGGCTGCAGAGAGTACAGAGACTAAGAAACCAAGTGAAAATTGATTGTTACATCTAGCCATACTGATGGTTTCCCAAAACGTCCATCCCGAACTTACCAGAGCTATTTAAATGATTAAGGACATGCAACTAATGTTTTACATATTTCCTAGTTTTCTTCCAGCTCCCAGTATATGTGATTAAAAGCATCACATCTGTGGTGATATTTTGGGCGAAAACTAAAAGATAATAGCTGCAAAAGATATTCAGGTCCCTCCAGGACGCgcgggtttttttttttttttttggggggggggggcttgacaagaaaaaatagttaataGTAAAcagacaaaataaaacacgaacggagaaaataatgtcaccaaaaatcaaaataaatcaGGAAATAGGCCAAAAGCATAATCAAGAACCATCAATTTGCCAAATGCATGAGAAATAACTTAAAAGAATTACTCTACCTCCATCTGCCGAACTTCAACCTTCAGGCGATCATAGTCTTCAACATCAATGTTTCTACACCTCTGAAGTAACTACATGAAGTTCTACATGTTAGACTGCTACCAAAAAGAATGAGTAACATTAAAAGCAGTTCAAACATCCAGTACCTCAGAGACCCTCTTTTCCAGGTTTTCCTTCTCCATCCTCTGcttttccatttctttcttACAAGCTTCAATCTCAATTTGTCTCTCTCTCAACAGATTCTCTAGATTGTCACAATCAGACTTGGTCTTTTGAGCTACCTCACGCAATTTCTATGATCATATCAAGataacttattaaatttaagaataacATCAAACTACTATGAATATACAAAACAGTATAACAGAAATGAAAACTAATCTCTAAATGCAGAGGTCCACCCCGAGGCATACCTGGCATTCCTCAAAATTATACTTATTTTCCTCTCTGAGCTGCACATTGCTTTCGCGAAGCAAATTTAGTTCCCTAACctgcaaaattttaacaataatctGAGGTTATGagagaacaaaaatttaagaagGAAAGTTACAAGTTTAACAGAATATGCAATAGAGCAACCCGAAATGAATCCAGACCATAAAATGTTGCAGCTATTGAAATAGGAAGAACGGGcagagaaaaatgattttcagcAGTCCATGTTTCCATAATGCGaatatttcaagaaaaaataaaacctaacCTGGAGCTTTAAGGATTTGATCTCTTCCTCTGTCAATAGCATAGCTCTTGAATTTGCACGCTCAGTAGTAAGTGACGCTTGAGCATTCTCTGCTGCCTTAAGAGCACTCTCAAGCTACATAGAAGTCAAATCAAGTTAGGATGACAGAGGTTAATGAAATTATGCTTTAGATCATTCAATTGGGACCTGATTTCTGGACAGAACTGGGacattaacaatattaaactACAACATTACCAGTGAATGTGGACGGACTAACATCTTAACAAATCATCCTAGAATACAGTCTATAAACTCTTCCTAAGCACACCCATCACAAGCGTCATTTCACATCACCAAGAACAACAAAGAGAGAATCCATGATCCGTAGTAGGTTGGATAAAGGTAATAAAGAAATGACAAGTTTACTATGAGTTGATGTACAATACAAAATCAATCCCTTCCACAAACGATGAACACTTTAGCAATGTTTATGGCCACATAAAAGcagtttttaaatttgaaacaaaatttaatttaaaataagctTCTTATTTTGACTTGCCAAAAGAAAACTTGAGAAATCAAGACTGCGGAGAATCaattcaataataatgaatgactgtataataaaataaaatattaaataacataCTTGTTTTTGCAAGCGTAGCTTTTCTGTCGTTAACAAAGCTACCTCCGTCTCAGCCTGAGGAAGTTTTCAAAAACATTAAGAAAGTCCATGACATAAGAGCAATCATCATAGGTGAAATCTACTTACTATTGATTTTCGATTTCGAAGAAAACTAATCACACTCTGCAAACTAGCATCACCAATTGGATTAGAATCAGTGCTTTGAGAAGAAATCCTGACAGAGCTACCATCCTTTTCAGTCAATTGAATGTGCAAAGCCTCAAGTCGACTGTGTAGTATTTTGTTCTGCAAAATTCCATCCAGATGCGAAACATCAATAAATAACtccaaaattctaaaaattgaatatgcGAGATTGTGTGAAGTTTGGAGTGAGATTTAGAATTGGATCTCTCATATTCATCAGTTACTTAATGTAAAACTCCAGATCTTGATCGATCCAGTCAAAGAATTGAGACTGGTCATGTGAGAACATAACAGGGCAACTAGAAGGCTTGCATTGACCTGTTCGTTAACTTCATCGTATTTCTCTTCAGCTTCATTCTTCAATTTCTCCAGAACTGATTTCTCTAACTCCCACTTACTCTTTAGTTCGCTCTGTAGCAAAATTATGCCAGGAAGTCAATCAGCTAATGGAATAAAACTCAAAAACTGCCAGCATGACTATATATAAGCTAGCGACTAAAAAGAAAGTTGGgaacaaaatcataaaaaaccaaaagcaGCAGCAGATATCCATCACAATAACATGTTCCCTCGTAAAATTATCTAATGCCAAACAAAACACTAGCATATGTGTCATCAACTATCAATAAAATCaagacaaaagaaatgaaacaCTAATATGTTTTGATAATCCTTCAAGTCCAAGAAGTTCTCTTTCACGAGCTCTAGCAAAATAGTAGCAAGAAAAGCAACTTAAATTTCACCCAGCTCACTTCTCCTAGGATATCATTTAGTTCCTTTCAAATCATACTATAAAACAATTAAGAGAATTCTATGCATAATATTGAAAACAGACTGGACCTGCAAATTGTAGCAGGGTAAGCATTTTTGTATCTCACAACATCAAGTGATCTAGGCATGGCATGTCTAAAGCTTCTGCGATCTAAAGTCAAGAGAAAAAGACATTGAGAGTACCAGTAAAACTGGCTTGTCATACCACAGCAAAACTAAAAGGTAAAAACCACAAATCagaatttcctttttttccccccccccccccccccccccccccaaaacaaCAATGAAACTAAAATAGCGTGTacaatatttacattttcagCTTTCAATGCATCTGCCAGTTTACGCAATTCGGATGCTTGCTCTTGCAACGAAGCCAAGGCTTGTGATGTTTTGGTCAGCTCCTGAATTGTCTCAGACTGCAAAATAACCTGTGCATACAGAAATCATAGAAGATTACCATCAAACTGGATCAAGTCTAAAGTATAAAATCTGCAAGCCCACAGtttatgacatttttttccctcattctacaaaatacaaaaaccaGCTATCCctaatctttttaaaacaaatattatagaTAAGAAACAGCACTTTCTACCCAGAGGAATATTATAACGAAGGACATGAACATGTTTTCCAATGCACTGCTAGCCAAGCAAGCTTATTCAGAAAATTTGAAGCATTTGTTAAACTGAATTTCCAGAGCAGTGaccttagaaaattttaaattgatctCAATACTGTAGCCTAGGCTctatgcatgcatgcatcatTTTCAGCAACTTGTGTGCATCTTCAAATAGCTAAAAGTAACCTGTCTTTCATAATTGGCTTGAGCAGCTTGCCGTCGCTCATGCTCTTTTTCCAGGTCTTCTTTCAAAGCAGAAACTTGAACTTCCAAGTTCACAATTTGAGAACTACAATCAAAGCGAGTATATGAGGAATGAATGCAAgggaaaatcaaaatcaccaCAACGTAATATGAAACAGTCTTACATTTTAATTGATCTTTCTTCCTTCAAGCTAGTAATTTCTTCTCGAGCAGATGCAAGGGCATCTTCCCTTACTCCAGCTGCAGATGCAATTTCCTCAGACTTCAAAATATTCTCCCTTTCGAGCTCAGAAACCCTCTTTCTAAGTGAATGAAGTTCGTCTTCTAAGGATTTCTTCACCCCTTCCACCTAACAGATattttcaggaaaaaaaaacttaataacagattaattgaaaagtctttgaaacacatttttaagagCCCATAATGCCAAAATTACCCGAGTCCTAAAGTTTTCATGAACAGTTTCCATCTCCTTCAATGCAGCTTCATTCACCTGTGCTATGCTCTTATACTGCAAAATAGAGTgaaatgttatttgaattattctACTGCATAAGAATGGTAAGAATACTTAAATGCTGCTATATACACGCACCTGAAGCATGTGTTCCCTGTTAGCCTGTGcttcttcctttaatttttccaGCTCTTCTTTTCCCACTTGCAATTGAACCTAAAGCATATTTAAGTGAAACAATAGCAATGCATCATATCAAAAAGTCTGGGACAGTtagattaatatattatacagccaaatataattaaattgagatttcatattttcaaaatcaagctCAATTGATAGGGCATAGAGAATGGTGAAATTCACATTTTgcaatttcaaaatcactCCACCAAGCATAACTTAAGCTTATGCTTAAAGAGACAAACCTCCATAATAGGGCACAGAGGCATTAGCCTAAGAGTAACACTTTAGCGGATTATAATGTTCGTATTCTAAGGCACACATCTAGAACACCCTTCCGGATATAGCAATCAAGATGAACTTAAATCCCCACCTTATACAAGCCAACCAGAAAGTGAATTTTTCCACTCCAGCAACCACCCACCCCCCACccgggaaaaaaagaaaaaaaggactACACTTAGAACTTGGTATGGTGAAACagtcattttaaaattagttacAGTATAACTGTGAGGGTTTGCAATACACAATAAAGGCATTAACCTAAGGAGAGATGCAGTTAATCATAAGTTGTTATCTCTAATACGAACACACTGGACACTAGATGATGCGTATGCAAACAGTATCAGCAGCATCATTCACAGAAGATCCCAGAGGTAAATGAATACTGACCTCATCACTTGGTCTGCTACCATCATCCACCTCATCACCCtgcattaattgaattaagaaCCCAATAAAAGCAATTACTACATATTAGACTCACTCCATTTATAGGAGTAAAACAAGTAGAATAATATCAAACCAAAGACTCTGCTCATCTATAATTTACACAATATAGAAAATTACAGTATTTAACTAGCCACATTTTACACAATAAAATTCAGCCATAGACTAGAGTTGCTGTTACTATTTTTATAGTGAAACTGATCCGAGGTTTAGTGTCAGGCTTTGCCGAAACTAGAAAATCATATTAGCCAATCAATGTCATAGACAGATCACACAAGACGAAGTATCTCATACTAATGAAATTAGTAAACATTGTACAAGAAATCATAGACTACATAGGAATGTTGGATCTGAATGATTCCTTCAAATTGACGTCACCATCAGACTACCtttaactgaaaaataaaaatatcaactaCAAGGAGCCTAAAGTCATCATGATTTTTAGCCTTAACAGGCAGATTATTAGTAAGATACGAACATCAGCACCATTTCTGCACCATGAATAGGCAAACTAGAAAATGACTATGAGCTCAACAATAGTTTTATCTCAAATGAATATATATGTTTGGCATGATACCACGCATACATCAAGAAAGAATATGTATTGCAATAGTCAGTTTAATTAAGCTAGCACAAACACTTAtcacccaaaaagaaaaagggaaaaaaacacAACAACTAGTATAAACCACAAAATACTAGAAGGAGCAAACTTGGCGAAATAGACACTCAGAAACAAGGCACATCGAAAAGCAGACCCTGTTAAGCAAAGATGGCGAGTGCGAGTAACTTCACTTgcattctaaaaataaaaaagaaaaattcaacaaagCTATACCTTTGTGTCCAAAGGTCTAATCCTTTTCTCCATATCAGAAAGTTTGGTCTGATAAAGCAAAACAGCCATCAAATAAGTAAGCTATGCGTcataaagataaaagaaagcaTGAAACTGATTAACaacatttctttatttcagtTCTAGGAAGAGAAGGGACTAGTCCATAATGCATTAGCCTTTTCAACAGATAATAACCTCCGCAACAGCAGCTCTAGTCTCTGCTGACGCAACTGCACGCAAGGCAGTAGCCAATTCTTTTCCCATTTCTTCAACCTGCTTAACagcattttttaaagtttgttccCGGTCAGATGTGAGCAATCGAACATTATCCCGCTCTTCTTGCAGCTCTTTCTTAGCCTCAGCCCATTCCCTctgcataaattttattggtgcaacatcaaaaaaattagatattgCCCCTTTGTGCACacaaaaaagtttaaataatgTCTTAGTAACATGAAATAAGTATTAGCATTTCTTAGAACAAAACTGAAAAAGACAAGGAAACCAAAGGTTTGAAGCAACAATAGACAGGAAATGACTCCATACACTCCTTCTACAAAGGGTTCACCAATCAACAGAACCAATGGTTAacattttcaatataattacaaTGGAAATGATCAACTTTAGTATTGAACTCTCCATGGATTATCATGTTCAGACTAAACAAAACAAGCATAAATCAGATTCCAACAtcataaaaccaaaaagtcTGAACACATGCTCATTCTAGTGGCTACATTCTCCAAATATGGGTTCTGATTTCATAACCCAACCCTGATCCAAGCCATACGCGCAAGGAAGACTATGAGTGGACATACTAttataaaaggaaataaaaagaacCAATGATAATAAAGCTTAACTAGCAAATACTACAAACCACACAATCAATTGGCAACAACTTGAATAACTATCATTTTACAGtctaaataaaaacattttcaatcaACTCATCATGCCAGAAAATATTGGAGATTTGATGAAAACACACCTCAACTTGTTTTATATACTCTTCTTGTTTTCTCCTTTCGGCAGCTCTTGCTTCCTGCAG from Citrus sinensis cultivar Valencia sweet orange chromosome 9, DVS_A1.0, whole genome shotgun sequence carries:
- the LOC102621175 gene encoding nuclear-pore anchor isoform X2 — protein: MPLFVSDEEMSRLSNDAAAVAAKADAYIRYLQTDFETVKARADAAAITAEQTCSLLEQKFISLQEEFSKVESQNAQLQKSLDDRVNELAEVQSQKHQLHLQLIGKDGEIERLTMEVAELHKSRRQLMELVEQKDLQHSEKGATIKAYLDKIINLTDNAAQREARLAETEAELARAQATCTRLTQGKELIERHNAWLNEELTSKVNSLVELRRTHADLEADMSAKLSDVERQFSECSSSLNWNKERVRELEIKLSSLQEEFCSSKDAAAANEERFSTELSTVNKLVELYKESSEEWSRKAGELEGVIKALETQLAQVQNDCKEKLEKEVSAREQLEKEAMDLKEKLEKCEAEIESSRKTNELNLLPLSSFSTETWMESFDTNNISEDNRLLVPKIPAGVSGTALAASLLRDGWSLAKIYAKYQEAVDALRHEQLGRKESEAVLQRVLYELEEKAGIILDERAEYERMVDVYSAINQKLQNFISEKSSLEKTIQELKADLRMRERDYYLAQKEISDLQKQVTVLLKECRDIQLRCGLSRIEFDDDAVAIADVELAPESDAEKIISEHLLTFKDINGLVEQNVQLRSLVRNLSDQIESREMEFKDKLELELKKHTDEAASKVAAVLDRAEEQGRMIESLHTSVAMYKRLYEEEHKLHSSHTQYIEAAPDGRKDLLLLLEGSQEATKRAQEKMAERVCCLEDDLGKARSEIIALRSERDKLALEAEFAREKLDSVMREAEHQKVEVNGVLARNVEFSQLVVDYQRKLRETSESLNAAQELSRKLAMEVSVLKHEKEMLSNAEQRAYDEVRSLSQRVYRLQASLDTIQNAEEVREEARAAERRKQEEYIKQVEREWAEAKKELQEERDNVRLLTSDREQTLKNAVKQVEEMGKELATALRAVASAETRAAVAETKLSDMEKRIRPLDTKGDEVDDGSRPSDEVQLQVGKEELEKLKEEAQANREHMLQYKSIAQVNEAALKEMETVHENFRTRVEGVKKSLEDELHSLRKRVSELERENILKSEEIASAAGVREDALASAREEITSLKEERSIKISQIVNLEVQVSALKEDLEKEHERRQAAQANYERQVILQSETIQELTKTSQALASLQEQASELRKLADALKAENSELKSKWELEKSVLEKLKNEAEEKYDEVNEQNKILHSRLEALHIQLTEKDGSSVRISSQSTDSNPIGDASLQSVISFLRNRKSIAETEVALLTTEKLRLQKQLESALKAAENAQASLTTERANSRAMLLTEEEIKSLKLQVRELNLLRESNVQLREENKYNFEECQKLREVAQKTKSDCDNLENLLRERQIEIEACKKEMEKQRMEKENLEKRVSELLQRCRNIDVEDYDRLKVEVRQMEEKLSGKNAEIEETRNLLSTKLDTISQLEQELANSRLELSEKEKRLSDISQAEAARKLEMEKQKRISAQLRRKCEMLSKEKEESIKENQSLARQLDDLKQGKKSTGDVTGEQVMKEKEEKDTRIQILERTVERQREELKKEKDDNQKEKEKRLKGEKVMLDSAKLADQWKTRISSELEQHKQAVKRLSDELEKLKHTEAGLPEGTSVVQLLSGTNLDDHASSYFSAVESFERVARSVIVELGTCGPSETSLALDAAAAAATTGSAVATLAPVTASSAGPGTIHLPVKATDGKERVNLPKTNAETRKPGRRLVRPRLKRPEESQGDMETSEAEGSNITGKVAASHDAETQGNLALQSQLSARKRPASTTTELREESLSQGEPSSDVPAPVLKKSKLPDSSSEDAGGQSASPLEDTQPTTEESVEAVGDLAQGSNEEAVEAEKEEVDNTGEKAEEMKESHQVDTTSEAELQNDKNDVLEENLDRPTGVEMACDDGSKDQAEQENQQLTLESESEREEGELLPDVTEVEGAADLSNVVGSPEIGELLPELVSTPVVSPGGNEDEAPASEEPQEAVNDEGDGTEENAEGLDKSNDGEEADQVPEGSVTTGETASTSSAIEPDISRQPSSSATTTEAKQASPPASNASHIVNLRERARERAMQRQAGAMPSTVIRGRGRPAGRGRGVRGGRSGRGQSPAQQ